A genomic stretch from Argiope bruennichi chromosome 2, qqArgBrue1.1, whole genome shotgun sequence includes:
- the LOC129962396 gene encoding toxin CSTX-20-like, which translates to MKWIVLALVVVSASQVLAKRCKSNDDCEEDECCVNFILVSWFGGHCQKYKQEGEICPIIDADEDEKPDMYHFMCPCKEGLECQPDKEFKIGEHIIVKQPGCVAPGEVTTEVTTDVPKEE; encoded by the exons ATGAAGTGGATCGTATTAGCTTTAGTCGTCGTGTCAGCATCA CAAGTACTGGCAAAGAGATGCAAGAGCAATGATGATTGTGAAGAGGATGAATGTTGCGTGAACTTCATCCTCGTGTCTTGGTTCGGAGGTCATTGCCAGAAGTACAAACAAGAAG GTGAAATTTGTCCAATCATTGACGCCGATGAGGATGAGAAACCAGACATGTACCACTTCATGTGTCCCTGCAAGGAAGGCTTAGAGTGCCAGCCTGATAAGGAATTCAAGATTGGAGAA CACATCATTGTCAAGCAACCCGGCTGCGTTGCTCCAGGAGAAGTTACAACAGAAGTTACCACAGATGTtccaaaagaagaataa